A genomic segment from Bradyrhizobium sp. CB1015 encodes:
- a CDS encoding YoaK family protein, with protein MSTLDVATGAIRREETVGTVLLLAFAGGYIDAYTWIIHGVLANAQTANLIFLWVHATAGNWTEALHFVPPILAFAAGIVVAAWLRRAAGERAGVISTLVEIILLIAVGILHNRLPDAAGTLGISFVAAMQAATFTRVEGTACSTVMITGNMRQAIEAIFAVASGGAPVGTLRWSGIFLALCAVFGFGAAAGALATKNIPDLALGLPVVALLIVLLRCEASRSEGGQ; from the coding sequence ATGAGTACCTTGGACGTCGCAACCGGCGCGATCCGCCGCGAGGAGACGGTCGGGACCGTATTGCTGCTCGCCTTCGCAGGCGGCTATATCGACGCCTATACCTGGATCATCCACGGCGTATTGGCGAATGCCCAGACCGCCAATCTGATCTTCCTTTGGGTCCATGCGACCGCCGGCAACTGGACGGAGGCGCTGCACTTCGTGCCGCCGATCCTGGCTTTCGCCGCTGGCATCGTGGTCGCGGCATGGCTGCGCCGCGCCGCCGGCGAGCGTGCCGGCGTGATCAGCACCCTGGTCGAGATCATCCTCCTGATCGCGGTCGGCATCCTGCACAATCGTCTGCCGGATGCCGCCGGCACGCTGGGCATTTCCTTCGTTGCGGCGATGCAGGCCGCGACGTTCACCAGGGTCGAGGGCACCGCCTGCAGCACGGTGATGATCACCGGCAATATGCGCCAGGCGATCGAGGCGATCTTCGCGGTTGCGTCAGGGGGCGCTCCGGTCGGAACGCTGCGCTGGTCGGGCATCTTCTTAGCATTATGTGCCGTGTTCGGCTTCGGTGCCGCGGCCGGCGCTCTTGCCACCAAGAACATTCCCGATCTCGCGTTGGGTCTGCCGGTCGTCGCGCTGTTGATCGTGTTGCTGCGCTGCGAAGCGTCCCGTTCGGAGGGCGGCCAATGA
- a CDS encoding decarboxylase: MSKDTKPAQKRIDQFFSGPGARADDWRDLVEAAKTWARVGNRAAYDAALADLSITEEFHGYPGPHLMAALREAAAAGDGASSFALATRIAQALATRSFRQHAGDWSAKEDGNGDAPELVPPAFGAHSARRPYFETLVVTGVSSSQWPSLAAEWRKLRRPVDAFIYEPVIVGSLEDAFCATMLNPNIGAVIINEGFGLRSRHDAPVLRSIMAGAGLKDETDASALRLAQIIKRVRPELDLYMISNRDVEELAGNPEADVVRRIFYSVEELLELHLSILEGIQDRYDTPFFDNLKKYAQRPIGTFHALPIARGKSIFKSDWIRDMGEFYGPNLFLAESSATTGGLDSMLEPTGNIKKAQEKAARALGADRVFFVTNGTSTSNKMAVQALLAPGDIAIVDRNCHKSHHYGMVLAGAQPLYVEAFPMTEYSMYGAVPLKTIKQALLNAKADGRLDRVKMVDLTNCTFDGHIYNTRRVMEECLAIKPDLIFLWDEAWFGFARFSPFLRRRTGLGAANEIEAWMRDPKSVAAYEGQQAELGKNPSSEVLLKTRLIPDPRQIRLRVYQTNSTHKSMSAIRQGSMLSVKDVEFHTVEQQFKEAVFTHASTSPNQQLIASLDISRRQMELEGYGLVANAIEIAFAIRQAVNNNPLISKYFRILGADAMVPAQYRQSGFTDFLAPGVNWANTLKSLDEDEFCLDPTRMTLVCGMAGYDGTQFKGILANEYNIQVNKTSRNSVLVQSNINNTRSDVAHLVRVLAEIAGEIDRGLAQGGANARKTFEARVTSLMKDVPDLPNFSHFHPSFRGDAGTKTNEGDIRSGFYAAYDVAGCEHIRLNDPEIDRRLKAGPELVSANFVIPYPPGFPIMVPGQVITQETIDFMRKLDVKEIHGYDAKEGLKLVRTEALAKLGRPKPNAQPKLKAAS, from the coding sequence ATGTCCAAAGACACCAAGCCCGCACAGAAGCGTATCGACCAGTTCTTTTCCGGCCCGGGCGCGCGGGCAGACGACTGGCGCGACCTTGTTGAGGCAGCAAAGACCTGGGCGCGCGTGGGCAATCGCGCGGCCTATGACGCGGCGCTGGCCGATCTTTCGATCACCGAAGAATTTCACGGCTATCCCGGTCCGCACCTCATGGCGGCGCTGCGGGAAGCTGCGGCCGCCGGCGACGGTGCATCATCGTTCGCCCTTGCGACGAGAATTGCCCAGGCGCTGGCGACGCGATCCTTCCGCCAGCATGCCGGTGACTGGAGCGCCAAGGAGGACGGCAATGGCGATGCGCCCGAACTGGTGCCGCCGGCCTTTGGCGCGCACAGCGCGCGCAGGCCCTATTTCGAGACCCTGGTCGTCACCGGCGTATCATCCAGCCAGTGGCCGTCGCTGGCCGCGGAATGGCGCAAGCTGCGGCGCCCGGTCGATGCGTTCATCTATGAACCTGTCATCGTCGGCAGCCTGGAGGACGCCTTCTGCGCGACGATGCTCAATCCGAACATCGGAGCGGTCATCATCAACGAGGGTTTTGGCCTGCGTTCGCGCCACGATGCCCCGGTGCTGCGCTCGATCATGGCCGGGGCCGGTCTCAAGGATGAGACCGACGCCTCGGCGCTGCGACTCGCGCAGATCATCAAGCGCGTCAGGCCCGAGCTCGACCTTTACATGATCTCGAACCGGGACGTGGAGGAATTGGCGGGCAATCCCGAGGCGGACGTGGTCCGCCGCATCTTCTATTCCGTTGAGGAGCTGCTGGAACTGCATCTGTCGATCCTCGAAGGCATCCAGGATCGCTACGACACGCCGTTCTTCGACAATCTCAAGAAATACGCCCAGCGTCCGATCGGGACGTTCCACGCACTGCCGATCGCGCGCGGCAAGTCGATCTTCAAGTCAGACTGGATCCGGGACATGGGCGAGTTCTACGGCCCGAACCTGTTCCTAGCCGAGAGCAGCGCCACCACCGGCGGGCTCGACAGCATGCTGGAGCCGACCGGCAACATCAAGAAGGCGCAGGAGAAGGCGGCGAGGGCGCTCGGCGCCGATCGCGTCTTCTTCGTCACCAACGGCACCTCGACGTCGAACAAGATGGCAGTGCAGGCCCTGCTCGCGCCCGGCGACATCGCGATCGTCGACCGCAATTGCCACAAGTCGCATCATTACGGAATGGTGCTGGCCGGAGCGCAGCCGCTCTATGTCGAAGCCTTCCCGATGACGGAATATTCGATGTACGGCGCGGTGCCGCTAAAGACCATCAAGCAGGCGCTCCTCAACGCCAAGGCCGATGGCCGGCTCGACCGCGTCAAGATGGTTGACCTCACCAATTGCACCTTCGACGGCCACATCTACAACACAAGGCGGGTGATGGAGGAATGCCTCGCCATCAAGCCCGACCTGATCTTCCTCTGGGACGAAGCCTGGTTCGGCTTCGCGCGCTTCTCACCGTTCCTGCGCCGCCGCACCGGGCTTGGCGCCGCCAACGAAATCGAGGCGTGGATGCGCGATCCCAAGTCGGTCGCAGCCTATGAGGGGCAGCAGGCCGAGCTCGGCAAGAATCCATCCAGCGAGGTGCTGCTCAAGACCCGGCTGATCCCGGACCCACGCCAGATCCGGCTGCGCGTCTACCAGACCAACTCGACCCACAAGTCGATGTCGGCGATCCGCCAAGGCTCGATGCTCTCGGTCAAGGACGTCGAATTCCACACCGTCGAGCAGCAGTTCAAGGAGGCGGTGTTCACCCACGCCTCGACCAGTCCGAACCAGCAGCTGATCGCGAGCCTCGACATCTCGCGGCGGCAGATGGAGCTGGAGGGCTATGGCCTCGTCGCCAATGCCATCGAGATCGCGTTCGCGATCCGCCAGGCGGTCAACAACAATCCTCTGATCTCGAAATATTTCCGGATCCTCGGCGCGGATGCCATGGTGCCGGCGCAGTACCGCCAGAGCGGCTTCACTGACTTCCTCGCCCCCGGCGTCAACTGGGCGAATACACTCAAGAGCCTGGACGAGGACGAGTTCTGCCTCGATCCGACCCGCATGACGCTGGTGTGCGGCATGGCCGGCTATGACGGCACGCAGTTCAAGGGCATTCTCGCCAACGAGTACAACATCCAGGTCAACAAGACCTCGCGGAACTCGGTCCTGGTCCAGTCCAACATCAACAACACCCGCAGCGATGTCGCGCATCTCGTCCGTGTGCTCGCCGAGATCGCGGGCGAGATCGATCGCGGCCTTGCCCAGGGCGGTGCCAATGCGCGGAAGACCTTCGAGGCACGGGTGACGAGCCTGATGAAGGACGTGCCCGATCTGCCGAACTTCTCGCATTTCCACCCGAGCTTCCGCGGCGATGCCGGTACCAAGACCAATGAAGGCGACATCCGCAGCGGCTTCTACGCGGCCTATGACGTTGCCGGCTGCGAGCACATTCGCCTCAACGACCCCGAGATCGACCGGCGGCTGAAGGCCGGACCCGAGCTCGTCTCGGCCAATTTCGTCATTCCGTATCCGCCGGGCTTCCCGATCATGGTGCCCGGCCAAGTCATCACCCAGGAGACCATCGACTTCATGCGCAAGCTCGATGTGAAGGAGATCCATGGCTACGACGCCAAGGAAGGGCTGAAACTCGTGCGGACGGAAGCCTTGGCCAAGCTCGGCAGGCCGAAGCCCAACGCGCAGCCGAAGCTCAAGGCCGCGTCATAG
- a CDS encoding SulP family inorganic anion transporter gives MNRPSAPTWTRFFPPAEWLAAYRREWLPSDAIAGITLAAYAIPVSLAYAALAGLPPQIGVYGYMLGGIGYALFGASRQLAIGPTSAISLMIAGTVGALAGGDAVRYAQIASLTAFAVAVLCFIAWLFKLSVLVRLVSDSILVGFKAGAGLTIIMSQLPSLLGIAGGGNNFFDRAIKLSGQLGGIDLLVLGIGAVALPLLLLGERLLPGKPVGITVVALAIALATLLGLPALGVPVTGKIPEGLPALAIPTFGLLQFDDLFPLAAGCVLLAYIEGVSAARSFAAKHGYPLDVRQEFLGLGAANLAAAFGHGYPVAGGLSQSAVNDNAGARTPLALMICSVALGLCLLFFTGLLTNLPKAVLAAIVIAAVYRLVDVRALLRMWRVSRIDFYAAAIALISVLLLGILQGVLLASIASIFLLLARASQPNVAFLGRLPGSGRYSDSARHEGIEPLVGIIAFRPEASLLYINAETILETVLTALRRSPGIRLVACDLSASPYIDLAGARMLHDLYDELASRRVTFCIVGAHAQLRDLLRAEGLADKTDSGQWLRSLDSLLGDDQGSVAQRTA, from the coding sequence ATGAACCGGCCATCAGCTCCGACGTGGACGCGATTCTTTCCACCGGCCGAATGGCTTGCGGCCTATCGACGCGAATGGCTGCCCTCCGACGCGATCGCCGGCATCACGCTCGCCGCCTACGCCATCCCGGTCTCGCTCGCCTATGCCGCGCTTGCCGGCCTGCCGCCGCAGATCGGCGTCTATGGTTACATGCTCGGAGGCATCGGCTATGCCCTGTTTGGGGCGTCGCGCCAGCTCGCGATCGGCCCGACCTCGGCAATTTCCCTGATGATCGCCGGCACCGTCGGTGCCCTCGCCGGAGGCGATGCGGTGCGGTACGCGCAGATCGCAAGTCTTACGGCCTTTGCGGTGGCGGTGTTGTGCTTCATCGCCTGGCTGTTCAAGCTGAGCGTGCTGGTCCGCCTCGTCAGCGACAGCATCCTGGTCGGCTTCAAGGCCGGGGCAGGGCTCACCATCATCATGAGCCAACTACCGAGCCTGCTCGGCATCGCCGGCGGCGGGAACAATTTCTTCGATCGCGCCATCAAGCTGTCCGGGCAGCTCGGCGGCATCGATCTGCTCGTGCTCGGCATCGGCGCGGTCGCGCTGCCGTTGCTTCTGCTCGGCGAACGGCTTTTGCCGGGAAAACCGGTTGGCATCACCGTCGTGGCACTCGCGATCGCTCTGGCAACGCTCCTGGGCTTGCCAGCCCTCGGTGTGCCCGTCACCGGGAAGATACCGGAAGGGCTGCCGGCGCTGGCAATCCCGACGTTTGGCCTGCTGCAGTTCGATGATCTATTTCCGCTCGCGGCAGGTTGCGTGCTGCTGGCCTATATCGAAGGCGTATCGGCGGCGCGCAGCTTTGCCGCCAAGCACGGCTACCCGCTCGATGTCCGTCAGGAGTTCCTGGGACTGGGCGCGGCGAACCTCGCGGCTGCCTTCGGCCATGGCTATCCCGTCGCCGGCGGCCTGTCGCAATCGGCCGTCAACGACAATGCCGGCGCGCGGACGCCGTTGGCGCTGATGATCTGCTCGGTGGCGCTGGGGCTGTGCCTGCTGTTCTTCACGGGGCTGCTGACCAACCTGCCGAAGGCGGTGCTCGCGGCGATCGTCATCGCCGCCGTCTACAGGCTGGTCGACGTTCGGGCGCTGCTGCGGATGTGGCGGGTCAGCCGGATCGATTTCTACGCGGCGGCGATTGCGCTGATCTCCGTTTTGTTGCTCGGCATCCTGCAGGGCGTTCTGCTGGCGTCGATTGCCTCGATCTTCTTGCTGCTGGCGCGGGCCTCGCAGCCGAATGTTGCGTTCCTCGGCCGCTTGCCCGGCAGCGGCCGTTATTCGGACAGCGCGAGGCATGAGGGCATCGAGCCTCTGGTCGGGATCATTGCTTTCCGGCCCGAAGCGTCGCTGCTCTACATCAATGCCGAGACGATCCTGGAAACCGTCCTGACTGCGCTCCGGAGGTCGCCCGGCATCCGGCTGGTGGCCTGCGACCTCTCGGCGTCGCCCTATATCGATCTGGCCGGTGCGCGCATGTTGCATGATCTCTACGACGAACTTGCGTCACGCAGGGTGACCTTCTGCATCGTCGGCGCTCATGCGCAGCTCCGCGACCTGCTCCGCGCAGAAGGGCTCGCAGACAAGACCGACAGCGGCCAGTGGCTGCGGTCGCTCGACAGCCTGCTCGGCGATGATCAGGGGAGCGTCGCACAACGAACGGCCTGA